The DNA segment GAACGTTTCCACCGATCAAACCCGCCCACCTAAAGCTAATTGCTTTCCAGCCGAGCGCAAACTTCGAATGGAGTCGGTCAGATAAGCGGGCCTCGGAATAACTTGGAACGAGTCCTGCCCTCGCGAATTACACCAGCGAAGCTTAAACAGTAGGTTCCTTCGTTCAACAAATCCGGACGCTCGTGCAGCACCCGTTGTTTTTCTTCCGTCGCTGGAACGTGTAATCGAGAATATTATAGAACATTATAGCTGGCGTCTCGTCGCGCGTGAATTCGCCGTTTGGGCCGCAGCTGGTCACAGTCGCGAGCGAATCGACGATCCGGATTGGCGGAGAGAAAGCGATCGCCGCGCATGCGCCGCTCCGTCGACTCGCGCGGTTCCAATTATCTTTGCCCCTCGCGGTCGTTCGTTCTAAATAACGATTCGTAGATGGAGGTAAAAGGGTACGCGACGGTGTTCCCAGTTTTATCGAGGCCCGTCCATCTCGCTCGCCGTGGCACGAACGTCTCGTAGGAAATGAAACTCGCGTTACGCCGCTCGTTTTTCTCCGGCAGCGGGTCTCGTTTCCCTCGCGCGCGCGATGCCGGATCAACGATGAATAACTCTGATTggaggagggaaaaaaagaCCGCGCGGTAAGCTCGATGGATAGCTTCGAAAGTTCGCATATCTCTGCTTCCACGTCTAATCAAGACCAATTTTAATCCTCGAGGGAGTATCGAGCGCTCTCTCGAAGAAGACGAGAGACGAGGCCTCGTTCCTTTTTCTGAAACGTAAGCGAACGTAAGAAGAGCCTCGCCGCGATGAGAAGCCTTGGCAAACACAATTTTCGACGGTTTCGTTCTTCCCTTGTCTCGACTCTCAGTGAAATTCCAGCAACTTTCGAGGCGCAACGAATACGTATACGGTGTCCCAACAGACGGACAATATCAAACGCGATTGCGCCGGATTACCAAGCGAGAGAAGGGAACGGTGCACGGTAGAAGAAGGGACGCGTCCACGAGGTTATCTCTCGGTCATTCGACCGGGCGATAGATAGGATCGGTGCATTTAAAATGCATGAGAAAAATGCGGGACGAAAGAGCTGCAGCCGTCGAACGGATCTCCGTGGAACGGTACACACCCGTACATTTTAATCGTGGCTGGTGTTATCAACAGGATTATCGTAATTAAATACAATCTCGCGATCTATCGCGGAGTTCTGAGAGAGGAACCCGTCTTCCTCGACGCGAGCTCTTCAGAGACGTTAAACTGGTTCGCAGGAGATCCAAATCCTGCTGTCTTCTTATTTACCTCTCTCACTTTTCCCGTTTCTTTGCCCCTTCCGACTCGCAACGAGTGTTATCGGGAAACGAAGGAAACGGAATCGCGCGCGCTTTGATCCTCCTGCCTCCTCCACCAGGCATCGTATTTGCGATACGCTGATTTCTATTACGCGCGGAAAAATCGAACGTCGCCCTTTGACTGGTTCGAGCCGTGGCCATTGCTTGCCACGGCCGACAAATCAAAAGGAGTGCCAGAATTCGTCCGCTCTAGTTAAAACTACGCGATAGAGATAGACTCTCGCAGAAGAGAGCAATTCTCGTCGCACTTAATCCGAGTGGGAGTGCCGGTACTTGTCTCGAGCGCTTCGTAGCACCGTTGACGTATCGCAGTCCCTATCTTCGCACACCGTCCTTGCCGCTCCGCTGGATAAAAACCGGCGTAACGACGCGAGCATTTCGTTACCAGCTTAGACGACGCTCGGACGATCGCAATCTTCGAAATTAACCGTTCGAACGCCGGAGAACCGTTCACGAGTGTCGTAGTTACCGCGCCACCGATGGAATACAAAGAGCGCCAGGCTACGTGCAGTTGCGCCCGGACTAACTCCCAGAAAACTAGCTGCAGATAGCGATTACGACGGCGCTCGACGCTGAAACGTGGTTTTCTTATCGAATTCGATCACGTTCACCAAGATGGCGGACGGTACCAAGATTCTTCGAATCGCTCGATTCACGCTCGAGAGATTAATCCTCGTGTCCGTTGTAATGGGAGCGTAAACGTGCATCTGGACCCAGAAAACGGCGAGCAAGTCCCTTTATACCCGTTGTGTTTAAACGGTAATGAGATTGCGCCCCTCATCCGGCCAGGAGTTAATTGAAAGATGCGCTCCCCCAAGATCGTCGATTCGAAACGAATCTGTCTCTTCGAAACGGAAACTACGTTGTTCTGATTGCGCCTCCGCAAATATTACGCGTgcaaaattgaaaaaaaacttGTCGCGATTCTATTCGTTCGCAAGCAGAGCACGCGCGCGCGTAAAATTAGCGTCGCACCGTTTTCACTCGAATTACACCGGTGCGTTCTAAGATTCGTAGATTGGAGGAGAGTTTACGGCGTGTTGCAAAAAGTGGAAACTGTGCTACAATGCGGATTTCGGGTTTCCAAAGTTTCTCCGCTTGAGAATGAGAAACAGCTTCCTCGAGTGTCGTTGCTGAGAAACGCTGGATCAGGGGATGGAACTATACTACAAACAGAACTACAAACAGAAAACTTCGATGCCCGCAGAGAGTGTTTCAGAATCGGTGAAATCGTTCCAGATTTCCCGCGGACCGACCAATTCGCGGTATCAAGGAGGAGCAATCTCGACGCTCGTTATTCTCCAGCGATAGTTAAAACAATGTGCAACGGCGTTCGTTTTATTTATCTCCGTTCCGGGTGGATATTGTACCCCGACCTCGACCCACTTCCGGCAAACCGCGAAGAAAGGCGAAGCGTTTTTCAGGGTCCGATATGTTTCGCGAAACAATGAAACGTTTCGCGTAATACTTTCCGTCtttgtcttaaaacgcgacgcggTACCGCACGATTTTTCAAGGTCCGACACGTTTCGATTCTCTCCAATTGAAACGCAAACGTAGCGCAAATACGAAAGTGAACGAGTAGACTCGTAAGACACGAGCATTTCGTTCTCGAAGTTGAGAGTAATTCGCTTTCAGATCGCTCCACGGGAACTTGAGCGATCTAGCGTGTCTAAACTTTTCCACCGCTTCGCCCATTCGATCATCTCGATAACTAAACTTGACACGATTACAGACCGCACTGATTCATCTCTGGCCTTAATAAACGAGCAGCGTGCGCCAAAGGGACGCCCGTTCGAGTTTCCGCGCCGTTATTGACCCTGGCGATAAAACTAGGGATACAGGCAACTACGCGGCCAGACCGCCGCTCGTCCTTGATCCTTTCCCCTGAATATTTTTTCCACCCCTCTCAACGTTAACCTCAGCTCGCGATGAAAGCATTGAATTTATATCTCAATCGAATTTATATCTCGATTTCTCGCGATCGTAGTTCGCTTCGTCGAACCTAGATCGATTAACCTTTTAGGAAACGATTCGAGAAGATAGCCTCACCTGACGTAGAAATGTTCGTCCTCCTCGAACAGCTCGTCGTCGATAACGGAGAGCTTGATGGTCTTCTTGGTCTCGCCTGGGTCGAAGGTCAGAGTGCCCTTCGCGCTAATGTAATCCGAGCCAGCCTCGGCGGAGCCATCTTCGGTGTAGTAGTCGACGGTGCACGGTTTGGTTAGGTCACCGCCAACCCTGGTCACTCCCACCTCGAAGGTACCGACGTTCTCCATTACGGTGTAATGGCCAGGCTCGAAGAAGATCCTCATGGCGTTCACGTTCTCAATGTCAATGCTCTCGGCCTCTTGCTTTTGCAGCTCGGCCTTGACCTCGCTGAGGTCGCTCTGCGCCCTTTCGCTGATCTTCTTGCTCAGATTGCCGGCGCCCACCATCTTCCTGGTCGCCTGGACTCTGTAGAACGCCCGGCTCTTCGGGCCCTTGCCCAGCACCTCCTCGTGCGCCATCACTTCCAGGTGTTCCAACGGCAACGTGGGGTTCTTCTTCCTCAATTCCCTCAGCGTGTTTATGTAATCCCTCCTGGTCTGCTCGAACTCCTTCGCCTCAGGCGTGTCCGCGTCCATCATGCTGTTGAAGCTGTCCTGCTGCGGCTTGATCTCGAGCTCCACCCCGCCGTCCGAGTCCCCTGCCTCTGCCTGCACGATCACGCCTCTCTTGTTCATCCTGTACCCTTTGTGCAGATACTTGTAGATCAACAGACGACGATCGGCCACGTAGGCGGTCAGCACGGTCGCCGGGAAGAACGAGAAGGTCAGTATACCCTCCCAGACGTCGAGCACGCCAGGGCTGGAGACTGCGAGGATCACGTACAGCCAGACGTACGCGAATATGCTCCACGTGGCGGTGACGAAGAACACCCGCAGGTGTTTGATCTTCCTGGTCTCGCCTTTCGGTATCACGAACACGCACAGCGAGATGATCACGAACAGGTTGTACGCGGCTGAACCGACGATCGTCCCGGGCCCCAGTTCCCCCGCCTGGAAGTTCTTCGCCCAGATCTCGATGATCGAGAGAAGGATCTCGGGCGCGCTGCTGCCCAACGCCATCAACGTTAAATTCGCCACCGTCTCGTTCCACACGCGCACCACTACGATCTGCGGCTCCTTACCCTGACGGCGTACCACCAGTTCCTTCTCCTTCGACGTGATCACCTCGATCGCGGCCATGAAACGGTCGCTGATTATCGACACGCCGATGAACAGGTAGAGCAGCAGGAAGAAATAGACGAATCCACGGAAGATGACGTCGGTGAGGTAGAGATTCTCCTCCGGCTTCCATACCGGTATCACCAGACCGGGCTCGCAGCGTGCCGTGTAGTTCGACATCCTTTGCTTTTCGCCTCCTCCTCTTTTCTTAAATCGAAACGTTCCCTATCCACCGTGTGCACCGATTCGAGAGGCTGACCAGAGGGCCCGACTTTGCCAGCTACGGCTAGCCGATCGTCGAATAAAGATCGTCGCGAGGGGTTACCACGAACGACATTCGTCTCTCGAAGCCAGCTCCTCTCGCGAACCCCCGCGAACCCGCGTCTTCTTCTCTCGAGCGGAGCCTCTCTCACCAACGACGTTTCCCCATCGGTTCGTATCGTACGCGCGGATGTCCTTGTTTTCCTACGCACACTTTTATTATCTCCCTTACTCGCGGAATCCTCTCGCACTCCTCTCGACACACACTTCACCCTCTTCTTCCCTCGTATCCTCGTTGTTCGCTGGCTGCCTGCTCGAACCTGTGCGCGCCCGCGTGTCCGTGTACGGTACGTGTATGGTTGCGTGTCTCTGTGTGtgtgagtgtgtgtgtgtgtgtgtgtatgtctgTGCGTGGGTGTCGCGTGTTGTTCGCGCGTGTGTCGCGTGCACGTACGCGTCGACTGTTCGGCCGCGAGCGAGAACGATCTGTTCTGGAGGAACCTCGCGGTGCGTGGTCACCCTGACGAGCCGTGCGGCATCGGTGGGACAGGGGAATCGGCTACCGAGGGAACCTGCCGATACCACCGCGGCAGCGAGATCCCATCACGAAGAGGATCCTTCGAGCACGGGGCGACAGCAACCGTACCGGGCCGTGTTCGAACGAACActgaaagaggagagagagaaaacgagCAAGGAAGAGGAGAGCTGGGTGGGAGTAGAGAGTCTCGAGCTGCCTAGACGCGGCAGACCTCGCTTCCTCCCTCTCTGTTCTAGCTATATCGTTCCACGCACCACCACTccacccttctctctctctctctccgactTTCCTCTGTATCTACACACTCCTACACCCCTTCGCCCCTCTAAAATCCTTCTCTTTCACCCTGTCCTCGTCCTCCCTTTTTCCCCTAGTTTCCACGTTCCTCGCACTCGTTCACTCTCCGTCCGTCCTTCTTCATCCCCGAGGAGCATCCCTGCCAGCGCACCGACTGCAGAGAGCGCATGCGTTCCCACCTATTCGTCCACCCTCTTCCTCCACCCCAACTGACACCCCTGATCACCAGGGGAGCCTCCCACCCCGATATCTCGCCTCTCTAGGTGGCTTGGTCAGCCTAGGTCAGATCTAACTGGATGGAACGTCGCTTCCTTCTTCCGCGCGATTCCCATCCCTTTcgttcccgttcttttctcttccTCCCCAACATCCGCCGCGTTCCATCCCGCGTTCCGCTTTCCACTCGCCGCGACGCTGGCGGCGGCCAAATCGAACGCGCGCGCGGTTCCAGAAGAGGCTACCGCCACGCGTTGTCACTCCGTGGCTTCCTTCTGGCTTCCGATAGTGGACTCATCGATGAGACTGTTACCCATCTGGCAGGCCTCAGCGTCAGATCAGACCGTCCGAGGTTGATTCGTTTCCATGCGAAGAGCGCGGCACGTACGGGCGCTGGGAGGAGCTAGCCGTATGGAAATGAAACTTCTTATATCCCCCAACGGAGGGTTAACTCGCGGACTCGAACCGCCTTACGACCCAGCCGAAGTTTCAAGGTTTCGTCTACGAGTCGGAGTTTTACAGCTTTTGTTTCGCCACGGAGGTACGGTAACGACTTGAGACAGAACGGAGGGAGGATCGTTTCCAAAGGCGTCTCGCTTTTTCTTCGTTTTCGTTACCGTTCCGCCTCCCCCCGTGGGAGAAGGACAAAGGGCCGCGCGTCTTTGATGGCCCATCAAATGGATGGCTCCTAAGTGGAGAAAACATTCCTTTCGTTTTTGCTGGCCCCCCCTTTGTACTCGACACGCTCCGCTATCCGTTCTAATGTATCTCGCTACGGTTGACAAAAGACACGCGGCGACAATATCTCGCGCCCATGGGGATGCACGTGATAAATACTGCGAGCAGGCAGACACCAACGACGCTTGTATCGTTGACCCGTTTCTCCGTCCCTTTCCCTCCGTTACCTCAACGAGATATCATCGTAAGCCAGCAATAAGGGAAACATCGTTCAAATCGATTTACCATCGAGTAACTCGATACGAAGAAATAAGTAATGCTCGAGTTGTACACAATTATGGTCCTCGTACGTCGTTATGGCATCCTTGGGCTAATCGAGCGGTCCCGTATTCGATGAAGGGGGCCATTTCGAAACGTTCAAGCAATCTGAAAATACGATGTCGATCTCATTAGAGAGACGGAACGAGTAGCTGGAGAAATCGTGATCGGTGGTTGTTTCAATGAGCTCGATAGACGCACCGTGTCGCGGTTGTCTTTGATCGCACTCCTTGTCTTCGCCACTGGAGACGCGCACTCCCTTGGAAACGCTTGTTCTCGTATAAGCGTCGCATTAACGAGCCCAGTTTCTGCCTCGAAGTCATCCATTCCAACGTCGAACATCTTTGTACACGAGGCGTGAATTCGTTACGAAGTTATTCCAACTCGTTCATTCTTGTTGCTCCATTCGACGTCCTAGTAGCCAACGGCCACGCGTTCGTGACCACGTCGCCATCTACAAGTACCAAACGAAGACACTTCATTGCCTCTccggcgaatcgataagtcctgGTAAACAGGAGACAAAATCGGATACCCGCTTCCGCCTCGAACCGGAAGAACGGAATAACAGACAAATATTGGACGATCAACTTTTATCGATCGTTCTTTGCTTTTTTACGAAGAATATCTCAGCGAGATACGCTTGCCTCTTCTTTCCACGGTTTCAACCGATTAAGACGTTTGAAAGTCCTCGAATCGCTATGCCTCGCTCCGTGCGAGGATAAACGGAACGAAAAGTCGAATACTTAGAATGTAAACCGTACGCAGTATGCGAAAATTGTTCGCTGCGGTCGTAGTTGGAGTTTTGCTAACGCCACTTGCACGCCCGCGTTTCCCTCGGCGAGTAATACCGGTACCAAGGTCAACGATGTTCATTCCACATTCCTCAAAGGGAACATTACTGTCCCTATTGTTCGTGAAACTTGGCACGCGCTATGTGGATCCTCGAGGAATTAGCTCAGACAGAGTTGGAAACGGAATAATAGGCTTACAGGAAACGGAATGTTCAGCATATTCAGAGCCGAGCGAAACGCTAAAATTTGTACGTATACGATTTCTGAATAAATCGTAATTTTTATCGAACGTAACCGTTGGCTGGTAAGCCGTGAGAGAAATTACAGAGAGTAAGTCATTTTGTTTTATTCGATGCATAGCATACAACATGAAAGTAGGAAAATCACGACGTTGTTCGCaatgtaattatatatattataataatatattctATAATACTTTATATTCTAGATTATTTGTATAAAATAGGCAGTGAATATAGGATGTTTGGTTGAGTATGAATCGGAAAAAAAAGAATGGATAGCTAAAATTTCCTTCGAAGCTCCCGCTGCTCGAGTCAGAAATGTAAATTCGCCGTCGTACGCGGACACTCTTTTCATCTCGATTCACTTGCAACCGAATACTAGTTATAGTATATAAAAAGCTAAACGATAGTGTCTGATTGTCTTCCCAAAGAGAGTTGATCGACCCCATTGATCGTTTCGAGCCGCTGCACCGTTTGGTTCAATTCTCTGGTCTTCGAGCACGAACGAGAAATTCTGAAACGAAGAGAACGCATTTTAAAACGATAGAACAGAATGGAGTTGTCGTGACAAGCGTGAAATTATACCTTGAGACTATTTTCCCCACGAAATATCGCCATTTTCGTCGTCGTTAAAGTTGTAATCGCTACCGTCCTGTCTCGAATCGTCATTGTTATTCAATTCGTCCGAGTTGCTCGCCTCCGTCGTCGTTACGTCGACCATTTGTACGATCGGGGTGAGGTCCTTCAGGTGTATCGTTAACTCCGGCAAAATGTAGACTCTCAACGACGGCAAAGGGTTGTCCTGTAGATGCAGCTCGGACAACTGATTCGACTTCACGTTGAACAGCTCGTCGATGCTCATAATGCGATTGTTCTTCAGCAGAAGAACCTGCAGATGTTTCGCGGTGTCGATCAACTGTATCGGAAGTTCGTCGATGAGGTTACTCGAGAGGTCGAGTATCTCCAGCTGAACCAAGTTGTAGAAGGTACCGTCACGGATGCTCGAGATACGGTTGCCCGCCAAATTGATCCGCTTTATGTAGCACTGGTTCGCGCAAAAACTCGTGCCCGTTATCATCTGGATCTTGTTCCAACTGAGATCAACGTGTCGGATGCGTTGCAACTGGCACATGTTCGGGACAGACATGAACTTGTTGCGGGCCAATCGCAGCTCCTCCAACGAAGGCAGCCCATTGAAAGCGTCGTTAGGAAGCGTATTCAGATTGTTCTCAGAGAGGTCCAGCGTGCGGAGGAACGGCATGTTCAAGAAGGCGTTCACCATGATTTTGTTGATTGTGTTACGGGACAGGTTCAGAAGCTCTAGCTTCGACAACGCCACCAACGACAGCCCAGAGCAACGGCTTCTGCATAGAATCGTAAAATTGTTCCCGCTCAAAGACAGAACCTTGACGTTCTCCAAACCTCTTTCCATGTTCGAGATCGCGTTGTCGTTCAACTGAACATTCTCCACGGTTGAAGATAGATTGATCAAGAAGTCGGTGGACGCGATGTCATTTCCGGACAGATCCAAGTGAACCAACCGTGGCGCGAACATTTTCATGGACACGTCCATTCGAGAAATTTTGTTATCTCGCAGCGACAAGTATCGCAGGTTCGGCAACGGTTCCAACATACTTTTGACGATCATGTTGTCGCCCCTGTACCTGTTCTCGTCCAGCATGAGAGAATTCAGAGCGTTGTGTTCCTTGAAATGCAGCAACTTGCTCACAGAGATATTGTTACCGCGGAcacttaacgtttgcaggttTGGCAACGCCTCGAACGCCTTAGGGGAGATTTCACTGATGTCGTTGTAATCGAGGTACAATTTTCTCGTGTCCGTGCTATTGACGAAGAAGTCGCCGATCTTCGTCAGGCCAGTGCGCGTGAAATTTAGGACCGTGTTGGGCTCGCATCGAAGCGGATGGTAAATTACAGGACACGTGGTAGGTTTTGTAGTTGTCGTGATTATTTCTGGCAAGAGTGACGAATGTCGGATTTTAATGCGCGGTTCATTCTTGCCAAACATTATACCCTGTTTACCTAAATCTTGGTAAGGATTAAATTTGCTTTCCGCGAACATCACCGTGAAATTTACGAGGAACGCGAGTATAATTACGTACGACCGTGTGAACGACATCGGGAAACGTAAATTTAACAATCTTGTTCAAGTTTCGCgttctaagttggaatttttaattGGAACCAAAACCGATTTTACGGACAAGCGCGATGCACGCGTCACTTCTTCAACCCGTTCGACCGACTTAGCAACTCTGTCGTGGTCATTTCGATTTGTCTTCTTATAACGTCGCGATAATTCAGAAGAAATTTAAGACCCTTACGAGCCAGGACTGTGATCCAGCCCTCGGTTCGCCCTGTTCCTTATCTCGAACGTGAAGCTG comes from the Xylocopa sonorina isolate GNS202 chromosome 1, iyXylSono1_principal, whole genome shotgun sequence genome and includes:
- the Calx gene encoding sodium/calcium exchanger 3 isoform X3, whose protein sequence is MSNYTARCEPGLVIPVWKPEENLYLTDVIFRGFVYFFLLLYLFIGVSIISDRFMAAIEVITSKEKELVVRRQGKEPQIVVVRVWNETVANLTLMALGSSAPEILLSIIEIWAKNFQAGELGPGTIVGSAAYNLFVIISLCVFVIPKGETRKIKHLRVFFVTATWSIFAYVWLYVILAVSSPGVLDVWEGILTFSFFPATVLTAYVADRRLLIYKYLHKGYRMNKRGVIVQAEAGDSDGGVELEIKPQQDSFNSMMDADTPEAKEFEQTRRDYINTLRELRKKNPTLPLEHLEVMAHEEVLGKGPKSRAFYRVQATRKMVGAGNLSKKISERAQSDLSEVKAELQKQEAESIDIENVNAMRIFFEPGHYTVMENVGTFEVGVTRVGGDLTKPCTVDYYTEDGSAEAGSDYISAKGTLTFDPGETKKTIKLSVIDDELFEEDEHFYVRLSNASQPAMLVSPSLATVMILDDDHSGVFGFPERDLELVESVGQYPLRVVRYSGARGRVVVPYRTVEGTAKPGKQYMHTEGSLTFEDNQTEKAIQLTIIEEDSYEKDALFYVELGEPQLQGGIAVAAELKQPEDRTAEEKMALLGKPKLGEVSRAQIRIKESKEFKNTVDKLVQRANASILLGTSSWKEQFTEALTVSGGDEDDGEGGGESSSPSSTDYLMHGLTIFWKVLFAFVPPTDIAGGYLCFVVSIFGIGVVTAIIGDVASYFGCTLGIKDSVTAVVFVALGTSIPDTFASKVAACQDKYADASVGNVTGSNAVNVFLGIGIAWSIAAIYHATRGDKFLVEPGNLAFCVTLFCTEACLVILVLLLRRTKSIGGELGGPFIPKLVTAAFLFFLWLFYLIMTILEAYGYIEGF
- the Calx gene encoding sodium/calcium exchanger 3 isoform X2, which produces MSNYTARCEPGLVIPVWKPEENLYLTDVIFRGFVYFFLLLYLFIGVSIISDRFMAAIEVITSKEKELVVRRQGKEPQIVVVRVWNETVANLTLMALGSSAPEILLSIIEIWAKNFQAGELGPGTIVGSAAYNLFVIISLCVFVIPKGETRKIKHLRVFFVTATWSIFAYVWLYVILAVSSPGVLDVWEGILTFSFFPATVLTAYVADRRLLIYKYLHKGYRMNKRGVIVQAEAGDSDGGVELEIKPQQDSFNSMMDADTPEAKEFEQTRRDYINTLRELRKKNPTLPLEHLEVMAHEEVLGKGPKSRAFYRVQATRKMVGAGNLSKKISERAQSDLSEVKAELQKQEAESIDIENVNAMRIFFEPGHYTVMENVGTFEVGVTRVGGDLTKPCTVDYYTEDGSAEAGSDYISAKGTLTFDPGETKKTIKLSVIDDELFEEDEHFYVRLSNASQPAMLVSPSLATVMILDDDHSGVFGFPERDLELVESVGQYPLRVVRYSGARGRVVVPYRTVEGTAKPGKQYMHTEGSLTFEDNQTEKAIQLTIIEEDSYEKDALFYVELGEPQLQGAEAGIAVAAELKQPEDRTAEEKMALLGKPKLGEVSRAQIRIKESKEFKNTVDKLVQRANASILLGTSSWKEQFTEALTVSGGDEDDGEGGGESSSPSSTDYLMHGLTIFWKVLFAFVPPTDIAGGYLCFVVSIFGIGVVTAIIGDVASYFGCTLGIKDSVTAVVFVALGTSIPDTFASKVAACQDKYADASVGNVTGSNAVNVFLGIGIAWSIAAIYHATRGDKFLVEPGNLAFCVTLFCTEACLVILVLLLRRTKSIGGELGGPFIPKLVTAAFLFFLWLFYLIMTILEAYGYIEGF
- the Calx gene encoding sodium/calcium exchanger 3 isoform X1, with amino-acid sequence MSNYTARCEPGLVIPVWKPEENLYLTDVIFRGFVYFFLLLYLFIGVSIISDRFMAAIEVITSKEKELVVRRQGKEPQIVVVRVWNETVANLTLMALGSSAPEILLSIIEIWAKNFQAGELGPGTIVGSAAYNLFVIISLCVFVIPKGETRKIKHLRVFFVTATWSIFAYVWLYVILAVSSPGVLDVWEGILTFSFFPATVLTAYVADRRLLIYKYLHKGYRMNKRGVIVQAEAGDSDGGVELEIKPQQDSFNSMMDADTPEAKEFEQTRRDYINTLRELRKKNPTLPLEHLEVMAHEEVLGKGPKSRAFYRVQATRKMVGAGNLSKKISERAQSDLSEVKAELQKQEAESIDIENVNAMRIFFEPGHYTVMENVGTFEVGVTRVGGDLTKPCTVDYYTEDGSAEAGSDYISAKGTLTFDPGETKKTIKLSVIDDELFEEDEHFYVRLSNASQPAMLVSPSLATVMILDDDHSGVFGFPERDLELVESVGQYPLRVVRYSGARGRVVVPYRTVEGTAKPGKQYMHTEGSLTFEDNQTEKAIQLTIIEEDSYEKDALFYVELGEPQLQGGSDVTGPEAGIAVAAELKQPEDRTAEEKMALLGKPKLGEVSRAQIRIKESKEFKNTVDKLVQRANASILLGTSSWKEQFTEALTVSGGDEDDGEGGGESSSPSSTDYLMHGLTIFWKVLFAFVPPTDIAGGYLCFVVSIFGIGVVTAIIGDVASYFGCTLGIKDSVTAVVFVALGTSIPDTFASKVAACQDKYADASVGNVTGSNAVNVFLGIGIAWSIAAIYHATRGDKFLVEPGNLAFCVTLFCTEACLVILVLLLRRTKSIGGELGGPFIPKLVTAAFLFFLWLFYLIMTILEAYGYIEGF